ATGAGAAGTCATCCAGCACTCCAGCACCGCTCGGGTTTCGTGTAAAGTCCATGAATACCCTTCTGCCCTTGCGGACCGTTTCCTGGTAAACCAGGAGGTCAATCAACGAGGAACCGTGGTTTGGCACTTTACGCGCGTCGAATGGCCATTGATAGCCTTTGAGAAAGATGGCGGTGGCAAGAGCTCCCATGGAGGGAAAATAGCTGTTGAGAAACTCCCGCTCGTCGCTCCCATCCGACGCCGTGGAAATGTAGCGAGGGATTACCTGTTGGTACGTTCCCGAGACGTTCCAGCGAAAGCCAATTGACGCCAGACCGTATTGCCACTCGGTGAGGTTTTGGGCAATGGCCCCGATTTCCAGTGCCATGCCAGTGGCGCCCAGTTGGCTCTCTGGATAGACCGAAGCACGGTAGATGCCTGCAGGACCGCCAGTAGCCAGCACCACGTTGGTGGCATTGAAAAGCACCAGTCCGAGGCGGTCGTTTTCCATATTCGCCAGGTCAAACGCAAGCGCGCCCACTACCCGTTTCTCCTCCCCCTGCCCTTCGGTCAGCAGGGCTATGACCTGGTGCCGGTCCAGCACCGGGATCCCTTTTCGCTTGACATCCTGCGCCAAAGCCTGAAACATGAGCTGCGAGGTCAGCGGCCCTGCGGAAGTGGCACGCTGCCGGGGGTCGTGGTCCGTCTTGTAACCCACAAATGCCCCGTAACGGTCGTGCGGGAAGGGGACCCCCAAACTGACCAGGTGGAAAAAGGCCTGAAGGGAGTTCTGCGCTTCACACAGGGCAATGTCCCCATGCATGCTCCCCCCTTGCGCGAGGTCGCGGGCCATGTCCAGCGCGCAATCAGGTAGCTCCCCGGACAAGGACAGCTTGTAGTAAGTCTGCTTGTCCGAGCCCGTGTTGTTGGAGGTGCCTCCCCCCCACTGGTCGGTGACGATGATGACATCATCCTGTCCCCTGTCCACT
The candidate division KSB1 bacterium DNA segment above includes these coding regions:
- a CDS encoding FAD-binding protein produces the protein MRKSEVTLAGKRLPVYRCNTLVIGSGAAGLNAAVTLVDRGQDDVIIVTDQWGGGTSNNTGSDKQTYYKLSLSGELPDCALDMARDLAQGGSMHGDIALCEAQNSLQAFFHLVSLGVPFPHDRYGAFVGYKTDHDPRQRATSAGPLTSQLMFQALAQDVKRKGIPVLDRHQVIALLTEGQGEEKRVVGALAFDLANMENDRLGLVLFNATNVVLATGGPAGIYRASVYPESQLGATGMALEIGAIAQNLTEWQYGLASIGFRWNVSGTYQQVIPRYISTASDGSDEREFLNSYFPSMGALATAIFLKGYQWPFDARKVPNHGSSLIDLLVYQETVRKGRRVFMDFTRNPSGAGVLDDFSFDCLAEEARTYLERSGALLPTPIQRLAKMNQPAIDLYRSHGIDITRGPLEIAVCAQHNNGGLQGNIWWESNIKHLFPVGEVNGTHGVYRPGGSALNSGQVGSMRAATFIAKRYREEPLSDAQFVAVVEGQVAAKAELAQRILRDESRDHGLHSSARTELQQRMSTYGAHIRSVDGVSKACSEAWEQLERLRSRLGVKHPEELPEAFRNLDLCLTHAVYFEAMKEYLHKGG